ctgctttcatctgtgaagagcacaggacgCCAgcggcaaatttgccaatcttggtgttctctggcaaatgccaaacgtcctgcacagtgttgggctgtaagcacaacccccacctgtggatgttgggacctcataccaccctcatggagtctttttctgaccatttgagcagacacatgtacatttgtggcctgctggaggtcattttgcagggctttggcagtgctcctcctgctcctccttgctcaaaggcggaggtagcggtcctgctgctgggttgttgccctcctacggcctcctccacgtcttctggggtactggcctgtctcctggtagcgcctccatgctctggacactacgctgacagacacagcaaaccttcttgccacagctcgcattgatgtgccatcctggatgagctgcactacctgagccacttgtgtgggttgtagactccgtctcatgctaccactagagtgaaagcaccgccagcattcaaaagtgaccaaaacatcagccaggaagcataggaactgagaagtctgtggtcaccacctgtagaaccactcctttatagggggtgtcttgctaattgcctataatttccacctgtaatctattccatttgcacaacagcatgtacAATTAattgtcagtgttgcttcctaagtggacagtttgatttcacaaagtgtgattgacttggagttacattgttgtttgtgttccctttattttttggttTGTCTGCATTACTTGGGATGTTATGTCTGTATTATGACTATTTGCATGCttttcaaatacatttgattgtatCCATATGACATTTGCATTTAGGTTTTAGTTGTCTACTACTACAGAACTCCTACACACAATTTGACTTCAGCACTTTTATTGTGGTTGACGTCTTGGTGAACTGAGATTGGTAGTGTGCTTGTTATAACCCTCTTCTGTGAACACTGTTTTGTCTGTGCTTTCCTAGATGCTGTGTAAACACCTGTTTTTGAATGTtgcatctcttctctcctttcttgtctgtgtcttgctgtgtctctgtctgtatcgctctctctgtgtctttgtctctctgtatgtgtggctctctcctctctctctccctctctctctctcaggctgtgataacctggtgtgtgtgtgggacgtgGGCACGGGGGAGCTGGTCTACCAGATAGCCGATGCCCACCCCGACCTGATCTACAGCGTGAGCTGGAACCGGGAGGGCAGTGCCATCTGCACCGTGTGCAAGGACAAGGCGTTGCGTGTCATCGACCCGCGACGGAGCACCGTCCTCAAGGTGAGTCCTGTCTGTCCTATGTTGTATGACACACCCATGCAAATGAATGGAAAGAATTCTTAAGAGATTTGGATATAATGATGAGATAcctacagttaaagtcggaagtttacatacaccttagccaaatacctttaaactcagtttttcacaattcctgacatttaatgtcTTAGGTCCGTTAGGAactccactttattttaagaatgtgaaatgtcagaataatagtagagggagtgcgttcatctctaggagacagacaggctgcgtgttcccatggtgtttatacttgcgtactattgtttgtacagatccACATAgtatcttcaggcgtttggaaattgctcccaaggatgaaccagacttgtggagttctacactttttttttttctgaggttttgactgatttctttagattttcccatgatgtcaagcaaagaggcactgagtttgaaggtaggccttgaaatacatccacaggtacacctccaattgactcaaatgatgtctatTAGCCTCTCAGAagcgtctaaagccatgacatatttttctggaattttccaagctttttaaaggcacagtcaacttagtgtatgtaaacttctgacccactggaattgtgatacagtgaaataatctgtctgtaaacaattgttggaaaaactacttgtgtcatgcacaaactatagtttgttaacaagaaatttgtggagtggttgaaaaacgagttttaatgactccaacctaagtgtatgtaaacttccgacttcaactgtatatctccATCTTAAAAACGGGATTTGTTGTCCACAGAGCAGAACGGTGGGCTGTCAAGCTCCTGCCTATTCCTCTCTTTGGATTGATGGCTGCATTTAGTTTATTTTAATACTTTTTTGAATATTAGAATTTGTGGCGTTAATGTCAAccgcctgtattcaatggagagagaTGCGTTGCTACTAGCCACATgtcatgaatatgcatagccatATAAAGACAATTctcatataaaaaaatataaaaaatgtcaTCTTAAAGTTGCCGGGGTGTCATGagtcctacttatatcagtatGCTCATAACAACCTAAGTATTATGAAACTTCAATTAGATCAAATAAACCTCACGTAGCAAATAAGCCATTAAATTTTTGGGTCGTTGACCACATTTGAAACTCATCGACTTCCATACCAAAAGTCCTTGCTTGGTGAGTGAAATAGATAAAATAAATCTGtctggagaagacagatttttcacccagCTGTCCCTCTCGCTTTGCCTTTTCCTATGGTCTTTAAGTACCAATAACAAGCAATACAACTTTATTATCCTTCAAGGTGAAAGTAACCAACACAAAGTGGACTGTAAACACACAAACTCTCCACTGCTTAAGAAAATCTCCTTATCAAAGAAAATTGGATTTATCCAAATCCCCCAAGTACTGTATATTGTTTAGATTGTATGAACTCTACCTTCTGTACATGTGGCTTTTGACATTGACTCTACCTCCCACTTGTTGCTGTGTGCCTCAGGTGAAAGAGAAGGTCCACGACGGCACCAGGCCCATGAGGGCTGTGTTCCTCTCGGACGGGAAGATCCTGACCACGGGCTTCAGCCGCATGAGTGAAAGGCAGCTGGCCTTGTGGGATACGGTACGGCGGCTGGATGGACACAtttcatatacactgagtatagcaaacattaggaacactttcctaatattcaGTTGTACCCGCCCCCCCCTTTGGTCTCAGAAGAGCCTAAATtggagcatggactctacaaggtgtcaaaagcgttccgcagggatgctggcccgtgttgactccaatgcttcccacagttgtcaagttggctggatgtcctttgggtggtagaccgttcttgatacacacaggaaactgttgagtttgAAAAACTCAGCAGTGTTGCAGCTCTTGACAAAAACCGGTTCAcctagcacctactaccatactccgttcaaggacacttaaatattttgtcttgcccgttcaccctctgaaggacacacatacacaatacatgtctcaattgtctcaaggcttagaaatTCTTCTTTaaccgtctcctccccttctgcACTGATTTTGAAGAGACATCGatagggatcatagctttcacctggttagtctgtcatggaAATGTGTTCAATGTTGTGTACATGACCTTGTTGAGTCGTATGGTAGAAGAGAGTGTTGTGCTGCGGTGTCATGACAGTACAGTTCAGCCCTGTTTATTTTCCCTTGACGCAGCACCTAGGGCTTCACTACACACTGACCAAGTAGTGGGAGCTAAGTGAAAACTATCTTCATAGTGCCTTGGAAAGGTAGCTAGATCAACAGGTTCAGCTGCTACATGTTCAGCCAGGCACAGCAGTGACGTACATTATCAGCATGAGATTAAGTACATTCAAATCCAAGCTCATAGTTTTATTAGTCGTAAGGGATACTTACAGATGGTATACACAGCCCAACaatctcgacaatgcaacaataataaataaatatatataagaatacaaacaaagtaaatgtctcagtagaataaaataaacattttagcataagcATAATACAGGAAGGAACAATTTACAtccaatatttacacatgtatcAGGGAAGGGGCAGTGCAGgggacattttttacatttaagtctggtagcagtgtgtgtgtgtgtgtgtgtgtgaatgagtaaGTGATTGCACTCAGACATCATGCTCCGATACAGTTTGCTTGACTGTAAAGGAGTGAACAGCACGTGGCTGGGGGGTGTTGGGTCCTTGATGATGCAGTACTTCCTAAGGCACCATTtcaagtagatgtcctggatgggtgggaacacggccccagtgatgtattagGTCCTCTTCTACACCTGTTGGAGGGCCTTGCGGTCGTGGACAGAACAATTCCTGTACAACCGGTCAagacgctctcgatggtgcagcggtAGTATTTGGAGAGAACCCGGGGCGGTGTTGGTCCATGTCAAATCATcgttgatgtgtacgccgaggaacttaaaaatgCTGACTGTTTCTACTGCAGTCGCGTTGATGTTGGGGGCTTGTTTCCCTttgcttcctgaagtcaacaatcaactTCTTTGTttcgttgacgttgagtgagaggttaatgtcctggcaccacaatgctAGTTAATTTACCTCCTGATAGCTTGACTCGTTGTTGGTATCAGGCCTACAACCgtggtgttgtcagcaaacttgatgatggatgTTGGTGTCGTGCAAAGGCACACAGTCGTGGGGAAACAGCGAGTGAGGacacacccctgtggggcacCTGTGTTaagtcagtgtggaggaggtgttgcCAATCCTCACAGCCTGTGGTCTTCCCGTCAGGGTTCTGAGTttggtgacgagcttggagggaacaATAGGATTCAAATACTGAAGTCTATGAACAGTATTTGGTATTTGTGTTGCAGAATGATATGTCTGAGCCAATGGCAGTGCAGGAGATGGACACCAGTAACGGTGTTCTCCTTCCCTACTACGACCCTGACACTAATATGGTCTACCTGTGTGGAAAGGTACAGTGGTACACCCATTTCCTACAACACTTTCAACAAATTCTGCTGGTGGCATAGGATCAAATTAGAAGATCCTCCTCTGGATGTTTGGTTCAGTCCCTTTTGTCTGTTGATCACTCTCAGGGGGACTGCACCATCCGGTACTTTGAGGTGACGGACGAGTCGCCTTACGTCCATTTTCTCAGCCTGTACAGCAGCAAAGAGCCCCAGCGAGGAGCAGGCTTTCTCAGCAAGAGGGGCGTGGACGTCAACAAGTGTGAGATCGCCAGGTGAACAGGTTTTTCAGCATGACTTCATGGTTGTTAGTTGAATTCTTCCTCTGTGTATTTGCTGCCTTTGTTTTCTCTTtcaccactcctctctccctcctacattCCCCCTTTCATGCCCTCCCACTGTAATTAATTTCTATCTTGTCTTTCATTCATTCACTCTTTAATTCACTCTCGCTTTCTTTCATTTAATCtcagtctcctctctttctcataTTGCAGGTTCTACAAATTGCATGAGAGGAAAGTAGAGCCCATTTCTATGACGGTACCACGAAAGGTAAGCCATGCAGTTCGAAACAAAGCCATTTGAATTCACACATTTTTGGACTAAGGCCATATTCCAATAGCCATACTAGCGTCCCACTTAGAATCCATGCCCAAAACATAACATTCTGCTAAGTGGCATGTTAATGTGGATATTGGAACAGAGAGTGTTCCTcaaacctccctctcctctcttgccGCCTCAGTCAGACCTGTTCCAGGGGGACCTGTACCCGGACACTGCCGGTGTGGAGCCCTCTCTCCTGGCCGAGGATTGGATCGCTGGGCAGGACGCGGCACCCCTGCTAGTCTCTCTGAGCGGGGGCTATGCTGGCACCCCCTACAAGCACAGAGACAAGCTCAGGAACAAGCCCAAGCTGCTGTTGCAGGGCTCCGGGACGGATTCTTCCCCAGTCCCCCGGCAGGCCGCCTCTCCCACGGCAACCACCACCTCCAAGGAAatggagagcgagagcgagggggtgggggtggtgcaGCAGAGGGTCACTCGAGCAGAAGGAGAAGGAGCATCCGATAAGGCGAGAAGAGAGGTGAGAATGGAGTTTGGTTATACGTGGGTATGGCAGTAAGCATAGCAGGGGTGTATTCACCAGGACACACTGTAGCCACTTTAATAAACGGATtacttgtcactttaataatgccattttaataatatttatatatcttgcattactcatcccatatgtatatactgtattttaatgcatcttgcctatgccgctctgtcattgctcatccgtatatttatatgtacatattcttattccattcctttacttagatttttgtgtattaggtagttgttgtggaattgttagatattgctgcactgtcgaaACTAGAGGCAcacgcatttcgctacactcgcaacatctgctaaccatgtgtatgtgacgaatTGATTTGGGATTTAGCAAAACGTTTTGTAACGAGAGTTTCTTATTGCTCAAGTTTAGGGTGTCTCCCTTAGAGAAGTAAGTATGAGTATGGAGGTAGAAGTGCCAGAAAAGTGACAATTTAGGATATCATCATGTATGTGACTGCAtttcccctctccacctccctctcgtcccatctatccctccatccctctcccccgaCCCAGGAGGAGGTGCTGAGTGAGGTGCTAGCGGAGGTGAAGGCCCTTCGTTCGGTGGTCTTGGCCCAGGGCCAGAGGATTGAGCTGCTGGAGAGGCAGCTGGTCCGCATCGAGGACGGGGATGTCTGATTGGCCGATGGGGCATCACCACTACTCCCAAAGGGCATTCTTACTAAAACTCCATAGACCATAGCCTTACTAGAATCAATAGCAGTACCTTAAGCTGAGTGGGAGGATGTAGTGAAGTGTAGCTCCGTGACGAACTGTGTTAATCACAGAGGGGCCGAGAATAAGGTGAACTGTTATAGTGAAGGTGTTTTGTGGGTGAATCTAAATTGTGTTTCCTTGTTTCCTCGCATCCTCTCCCCTCGCCTTCTCAAAATGCATTGGAGGACAAGGTCAGAGGTTCCTCCCCTCGAGACTTCTCTTCCAATGGGGTTTGAGAAGGAAGGGGGAACAAGGAAACACAATTGAGATGCACCCTACATCTCTTTAGATGCTGCTTCAGTTAGATGGCAGGTGATATAGGATGAATGGAGATCATCTGTATAAAACATCCATACTGCAGTAAGACATGTCACCAGATTTTTTGAAGGAGCATCGATGGTGACAGTATTTGAAGGTGTATCACGACAACCTAAGACATGCGGAATCAATCATAGCCTACTCACGAATCCTTATGACATCTGGCACAAAAGTCTATGTTAATTTGGTACATTTTGCAAAATGGCACATCAGTATACATTTGTATGTGTGTACACCCTCAATAAATGTTACCAAGTAGATCATTGCCAGATCATTTACAGTTGCTGTGTTCTTTGAAGCACTCGCATTGTGAATCCATTAGGGATTGTTTCATCAGGTAGTTACAGCTGCTAATCATGTCATATCAAATGTGATACTCCATTATTAATACTTATACATTTGTACATGTATGGCTTTATACATTACCATCATAGGAAGCTATTACTCTAAAATCAGACCATTGGTATTATAAATATAATTGTATATGCTAATAGCGCTATGCTGTTTACAAAACTGCACTGGTTCATTGCGATTGGATTAGTTGTATTGAATTGTGCTGTACAGCGCATATATTGACATATAAAGAAAAACAGATCGGTCAATTTCTAAATAATGTTTTTGATATGAAGCTCTTTTTCTTACAAATGATGTGAAGGACGTGAGTTGGAGGTAGCTTAAAAACATTCCTATCATGTATGTTTCTCTTTTGGatgatttttgtatttttttttcaacCTTAGAAGGTAATACTTAATTTGTGCTCGCCAACTAAGTTGTCTTAGGTGAATGAAGCAACATGCAGTATCATTTGTCACAAAGGGTTATAAATTCCAATGACAGCTTATAACAGAGTTCAAGTTAAGTGTTACCTCAGAGAATGTGTTCCAAGCAGAACTAACATAATATACCATTAAAACCATAGCAGTTGTATGAGTGTCACGGGGCACAGAATTTTAAAACGTTACAATGAAATTAGATTgaactttctttcttttttactgTGAATGATGTAATCCAAGCCAGTAGAACCTACTAGACTAATGTAGCAGCAGCTGCTGTGTTTCTATTTGAAGATGGGAAAGAAAGGGCATACGATGCTCGACTGTTGGACGGAACTGAAAAATAGTAGTTCAGTTACATTTTAGATTTGTTTGCATTTATCCGCAGTTTATACCTCACCCCTTTTGCAGCCTTGGGTACTGTTCacatatagcctggtcccagatctgtttaagGCTGTATTGTCTACAATGACTACAGGAGTTGGCGAGACAGCACAAACAGTCCTGGGACCAGGTTAGTTCACATCGGGCTCATGTGTTTGTTTTATTTACTTGATTAATATTTCTGTATGCTCTGTCATAATACACATtttatgtgtgtggttgtgaaCAATTAGAGGATGAAAATAACACTCCACTGTGCAAATCTTCCAATAAACACTCCTTTCTCTTTTGCATTGTGCAACAGGCACTTAATTACCCTCACTGGTCATGTGTCAGGAAGTCATAGCTGTCATTAAAATGTATTAGTAAGCCAGTGTACTGACATGCACACAAAAAAATAGGAAAGTAAACAAACGGGGAATATGTTCTACCAGTAGTACAATTATTTGGTTTCATAGCAAACGTGTATCCTAGTGATTATCATCTTGTGTTATCAAATCACATTTTGTTAGTCACATGCacggaatacaacaggtgtagtagaccttacagtgaaattcttacttacgagcccccaaccaacaatgcagtttcaaaaaatacagacaagaataagagataaaagtaacaagtcattaaagagcagcagtaaaaccacaatagcgagactatatacatggggataccggtacaaagtcaatgtgcgggttgaggtagtatgtacatgtgggtagagttatttaagtgaccatgcatagatgACGACAACCGAGAGTAGCGGCGGTGTAAAGAGGGGGGTTgttaatgcaaatagtctgggtagccgttTGAGTAGATGTTCAGGATTCTtgtggcttggggggtagaagctgtttagaagcctcttggacctagacttggcgctccggtaccctCTGtaatcaatgcacttattgatgaagccgatgactgatgtggtgtactcccggaacatattccagtctgtgctagcaaaacagtcctttagcttagcatctgcttcattatTGATCTCTTCACTGGTGCTTCATGCTTTTcattttttgcttgtaaacaggaatcaacGAGGATATAACAAtgttcagatttgccaaatggagggcgagtgagagttttgtatgcgtctctgtgtgtggagtataggtgttCCAgagatttttttccctctggttgcacgtttaacatgctgataaaaatgtggtaaaacggatttaagtttccctgcattaaagtccctgcctactaggagcaccacctctgggtgagcgttttcttgtttgcttattgtggaatacagctcattcaattccgtcttagtgccagcctctgactgtggtggtatgtgaACAGCTAcgagaaatacagataaactctctaggtagaaagggtggtctacagcttatcatgagatattctATCTCAGATGAGCAATAGCGCGATACTTGCTTAGATCTCTTGCACCAGCTGttttttacaaaaatacatagtccgccgccccttgtATATCTTGCCGGTATAGCGTGTAatcagccagctgtatgttgatagggTCGACGTTCAGCCACGACGcggtgaagcataagatgttacagtttttatgTCCCGTTGATTGTTTAAGCTTCCGCGTAGCTCAAcgatttttttcttctccatgtttgctagcagaatggagggaAGGGGGGTTTATTAGATCGCCTACGAATTCACGCAAATCGCGGGGATCTGGGCCTCTtaccgagaaagcagtatatccttcgcgtcGGGCTCGTCAGTGTCGTCAAagggaaaaaaaggattctgcttcGGTCTggaagttattttcagtcataagagacggtagcgacaacattatgtacaaaataggCGAAAAAAAGttgcaaataaacaaagagaaacaatAGGTTGGGGACACGTAAAACGTCTGCATTCATCTCCGGCGCCATAACCCAGTAGTTATCATCTTATGTTATCATCTTGTGTTATCATACACTGTGTAACCCAGTGGTTATCATCTTGTGTTATCATACAGGGTAAGCATGCTCCTGAAGTTTTTCTGATTGGTTCCTCAACTCTTTGGAAAGAAGAACTCGATTATATTCAGCATTAGAAATGGACTGTCAAGTTTAGTCCTCCCACAACATCATAGCAAAATTTACATGAATTCAAATCTACCTCTACGGTTCCCCGGTAGTTTATGGTGTTGTGTTTGTACTAGCCAGTGGAGCACATAACAGGATGTGGTCCCAGGTTGAAAGAGCATCAGCTCTGTGTCTTTTGAACCAC
The genomic region above belongs to Oncorhynchus masou masou isolate Uvic2021 chromosome 27, UVic_Omas_1.1, whole genome shotgun sequence and contains:
- the LOC135516365 gene encoding coronin-1B-like → MSFRRGVVRQSKFRHVFAQAWKAEHCIDDVRVSRVTWDGPLCAVNPKFTAVIIESGGGGAFLVLPLNKSGRIDQATPTVCGHSAPVLDVQWCPHDDNIIASASEDCTVKVWEVPDGGLTGPMTEPIVTLEGHSKRVGILAWHPTAFNILLTAGCDNLVCVWDVGTGELVYQIADAHPDLIYSVSWNREGSAICTVCKDKALRVIDPRRSTVLKVKEKVHDGTRPMRAVFLSDGKILTTGFSRMSERQLALWDTNDMSEPMAVQEMDTSNGVLLPYYDPDTNMVYLCGKGDCTIRYFEVTDESPYVHFLSLYSSKEPQRGAGFLSKRGVDVNKCEIARFYKLHERKVEPISMTVPRKSDLFQGDLYPDTAGVEPSLLAEDWIAGQDAAPLLVSLSGGYAGTPYKHRDKLRNKPKLLLQGSGTDSSPVPRQAASPTATTTSKEMESESEGVGVVQQRVTRAEGEGASDKARREEEVLSEVLAEVKALRSVVLAQGQRIELLERQLVRIEDGDV